The region GCAGGGCGGGGACGCCGATGGACAGCATTTCCTCGTCTGCCTGGAAGAGCGTGAGCAGCTGGGGCGTCATAAGGTGGAACACCATCAGTCCGATGAGCATGATGCCCATCGCGATGCCGATGCTCAGCCAGACCGTTTCCATGATGCGTTTTTTGCTGCGGGCCCCGTAGTTGTAGGCCACAATAGGTATCATGCCGTTGTTCAGTCCGAATATGGGCATGAAGATAAAGCTTTGAAGCTTGAAATATACTCCGAATACGGCTACGGCTGTTTCGGAAAATCCAATCAGGATTTTATTCATTCCAAAGGTCATGACAGAGCTGATGGACTGCATGATAATGGAGGGCACGCCTACCTGGTAGATAATGGAAATAGTTCTCCAGTTAGGGGTGAACGATCTGAAATTAATCCGTACCTCCTTGTTCTTGGCATGGTTCAGGATGAGGGCCAGGAACATGGCCACAATCTGGCCGAATACAGTGGCGGCGGCAGCTCCCTGGATTCCCATTTTCGGCACTCCAAACAGGCCAAAGATAAGAATGGGGTCCAGTATAATATTGATAATGGCGCCGGTGCCCTGTGTAATCATGCAGTAAAAGGTCTGGCCCGTGGACTGAAGAATACGCTCGAACATCATTTCACCAAATAGCCCGAAGCTGAAGATGCAGACAATCTGAAGATATTGTACGCCGTATTCAATGATGACCGGGTTGTTTGTCTGGCTCTCAAAGAACAGCCTGGAGCCGAACAGGCCGAAGACTGCGAAGGCCAGGAAACTCAGGAAGGCCAGGAACAGGCCGTTGACAGCAGCCAGATTGGCCGCCTTTGAATTTTTCTCCCCCAGGGAACGGGACAGCAGGGCGTTGACGCCCACACAGGTTCCGGCAGATACTGCAATCAGCAGGTTCTGGATGGGAAATGCCATGGATACCGCAGTCAGGGCAGCCTGGTTAATCATGGATACAAACACGCTGTCCACGATGTTGTACAGGGCCTGCACCAGCATGGAGATAATCATGGGCAGGGACATGGATATGAGCAGCTTATTAATGGGCATGACGCCCATTTTGTTTTCTTGTGACATGTAGTGCGACTTCCTTTCTCATTTGTGCATGAAAGATATTGTAACATTACTTATAACGGTAAGTCAATGACATATGGGGGTATAAAATGCTGGACATTGAGCTTTGTTTGTGCTATATTTAAAATAGTAATAATTACTATTATTGACGATGAACAAGAGAAGGGGGAAACATAATGGCAGTATACCGTTGCAGATTCTGTGGTTCTATTTATGATGAGGAAAAGGAGGGGGTACCGATATCCGATTTAAAGGTCTGTCCCGTGTGCATGGTCACGGCCGACAAGCTGGTGAGGGCAGAGGATGGAACGGGGGGAGGAAAGACTCCGGACAGGGAGAAGGAGGAGCCCGTTAAAAAGCAGGAGACACGGGAAACATGCAAAGACTGCGGCGGCAGAACAGGGGAAGCTGAGTCCTATGACCCTGAGTATGCCAGGACTCAGACCGACGCCCGCTATATGGACGAGATTCACGAGATGGCCGTGAAGGGACAGTCCATCATTGCTGCCATGGGAACCCAGATGCCCATGCCGGGCTGGGACGACATCCTGTTTCTGGGGGCTCAGCTGAATCCCATGCCGTTGGACGAACACGCCCCGGTAAAGACAGAAACCATTATAGGAAAACATGCGGCGAAGCCCATGGTGCTGGACCATCCGGTTTATATTTCACACATGTCCTTTGGCGCCCTTTCCAGGGAGACAAAGACAGCGCTGTCCAGGGGAAGCGCCATGGCACGCACAGCCATGTGCTCCGGCGAGGGAGGCATTCTGCCGGAGGAGAAGGCGGCGGCCTACAAGTATATATTTGAATATGTTCCCAACCAGTACAGTGTGACGGATGAGAACCTGAGGGAAGCAGACGCCATTGAAATAAAAATCGGGCAGGGCACAAAGCCGGGCATGGGAGGCCACCTGCCTGGAGGCAAGGTGACGCCGGAGATTGCGGCCATAAGGAATAAGCCTTTGGGGCAGGATATCATCAGTCCGTCGCGTTTCCCGGGCATTGACACAAAAGAGGATTTGAAGGGCCTGGTGGACAGGCTGCGCCTGGTATCCGGCGGACGGCCCATCGGCATCAAGATTGCGGCGGGAAGGATTGAGAAGGATTTGGAATTCTGCGTCTATGCCGGACCGGACTTTATTACCATTGACGGAAGGGGAGGGGCGACCGGAGCCAGCCCTAAGATTATCAGGGATTCTACCAGCGTGCCCACGATTTATGCCCTTTACAGGGCCAGAAAATACCTGGACCAGACAGGCTGCGGCGCCCAGCTGGTGATAACGGGCGGTCTGCGAGTATCTTCTGATTTTGCAAAGGCACTGGCTATGGGCGCGGACGCAGTGGCCATTGCTTCCGCTGCGTTGATGGCAGCCGCCTGCCAGCAGTACCGCATATGCGGCACCGGAATGTGTCCCGTGGGCGTGGCGACCCAGGACGAGAGGCTGCGCAGCCGCTTTAAGGAGGATGCGGCCGCGCAGAGAGTGGCTAATTTCCTCAGGGTATCTCTGGAGGAGATAAAGACATTTGCCAGGATTACGGGGCATGACAACATTCACGATATGGATGTGGACGATTTATGCACAGTCAGCAGGGAGATATCGGAATTTACCAATATACGCCATGCTTAAGGGCGGTCAGGAACAATATTCCCCGTATACCTTTTCAAAAATTTCCACATGCAGCCGTTCGTCCAAAATAATACGCCTTAAGTTTTCAGTGATATTTTCATCCCGTATGTAGGAAATCTGGTGCTGGTATTTGCTGATGGCTGCCTTTTCTCCGTCGATGACATTGCGCATCAGGGTCCGCAGCTCTCCGGGATACTGGTTGCAGCTGGGGGACCAGTATATCTTTTTACATCCGTGCTGGGTCCACAGCCGCGGTTCCTCCCCCAGCTGCAGGGCTAGTTTTCCAAATATATCCAGATGATGCATTTCCACGATGCTGACCTTGTGGAATACGGCGCTGACATCTGGATTGTATCCGGTAATCAGATGATTGAAGACATAGAGGGATATGGCGGACATCTCTGAATTGTTTCCGCCTATGTTGTCCAACATCACCCTTGCGTAGGCCGGATTCACGGATTCTGCCCTGACGGGTGGATAGGGTGCATCGGAGGAATACTGAAAATCATGGATGGATAACATCATGAGCTCCTTTATATGTATAGTAGTTTCCATATTGCAGTTTATGCCAGGCGGAGCAAAAATATGATATGCCGGGACCTGCTTTCCAACCGTTTCATGGAATGGCGGCAGACTCTTTCAATTATCACAATAAATATTCAGACATGGGATGATTTATAGTCAAATTATCTAAAATTCATCCCGGATAAACATTTGTCCTTGACTTTGAATCAGTGATGTACTATTTTAGTAAATAAATAATCAACAGCAATGAAAGAGACTCTGGCCTGAGAAATGTGACAGGAAGGGGGCGTCACCGACTGAGAGCGCCGCCGGGCAGGACTGGGCTAAGGGAACACTCTGGAGCTGGTATATCGAAGCGGTCAGGGCCTGAACCGGAAGATGCCGGGCAGAAGAGGGCTGATAGTAGGTATATCCGTTGTACACGTTACGTACGTAGAGAGGGGAGCTGGAAAAGCAGGGAAGTTTGCTGCGGGACCAGGTCTCAATGCGGGTGGTACCGCGGGAAATGTCTGAATTTAATCCCGTCCCGGAATGCAGTTACTGTGTTCCGGGGCGTTTTTTATTTGTGGACCAGACAGCCGGCTCATGTCCATGAAAAAAACAACCGGAACCGAAATCCAACTGGACATCAAAAGTACAGATGTCAAGTGCTCATAGCAAATGCTCATAGCGAGGAGAGAGAGTCATGGAATTTGTAAACGGAGTTAAGGAGAAGAGAGTCCTGGATATCAGGGAAGTGCTTGAAGGGGAATACGAGGGGAAGGAAATACGGATGAACGGGGCTGTTCATACCATACGCCATATGGGCGAGGTAGCCTTTGTCATCCTGCGCAAGTCCCGGGGACTGGTGCAGTGTGTATATGAGGCGGGGGGTACGGATTTTGACATCAGGGATTTGAAGGAAGAGAGCGCCGTGGAGGTGATGGGTGTTGTGAAGGCCGAGGAACGGGCGCCCCAGGGCTTTGAGATAAGGCTGAAGGAAATCCGGGTGCTGTCCCAGCCAGCAGAGCCCCTGCCCCTTGCCGTCAGCAAATGGAAGCTTAACACATCCCTGGAGACAAAGCTTTCCCTGCGCCCCATCTCCCTGCGCAATGTGAGGGAGCGGGCCAAATTCAAGATTCAGGAAGGCATTGTAAGGGGATTTCGGGATTATCTTTTAAGCCAGGGCTTTACGGAGATACGCACCCCAAAAATCGTGGCGAGAGGAGCTGAGGGAGGCTCCAACGTATTTAAGCTGGAGTATTTTAATAAGAAGGCAGAGCTGGGACAGAGCCCGCAGTTTTACAAACAGACCATGGTGGGTGTATATGACAGGGTGTTTGAGGCGGCGCCTGTGTTCCGGGCAGAGAAGCATAATACCACCCGCCATCTCAACGAATACACCAGCCTGGATTTCGAGATGGGGTATATCGACAGCTTCCGGGATGTGATGGATATGGAGACGGGAATGCTCCAGTATGTCATGAGACTTCTGGAACAGGAGTATAAGAAGGAGCTGGATATGCTGGGAGTGACCCTGCCGGAGGTGGGACGGATTCCTGCGGTCCGGTTTGACCAGGCAAAGGAGCTTGTTTCAAGGAAATATGACAGGAAGATACGCAATCCCTATGATTTGGAGCCGGAGGAGGAGCTGCTCATAGGACGGTATTTCAAGGAAGAGTATGGAAGCGATTTTGTGTTCGTCACACATTACCCTTCCAAAAAACGGCCCTTCTATGCTATGGATGACCCGGAAGACCCCAAATTCACGCTTAGTTTTGACCTAATGTTTCGGGGACTGGAGGTGACCACCGGCGGGCAGAGGATTCACGACTACAGGGAAATCACAGACAAGATGGAGAAGCGGGGCATGGATCCGGAGGACATTGCTTCCTATCTTATGATTTTCAAATACGGCATGCCGCCCCACGGCGGCCTGGGCATTGGGCTGGAGCGCCTTACCATGAGGCTCCTGGATGAACAGAATGTCAGGGAGGCATCCTTGTTCCCAAGAGATGTGACCAGATTGGAGCCATAGGGACAGGAAAATGACTGAGAGGAGCAGGAAATTATGGCAAATATCATAAGTGACGAGACAATCGAGTATGTAGGCATCCTGGCCAAGCTGGAACTATCCCCGGAGGAAAAGGAGGAAGCAAAGACGGATATGGGAAGGATGCTGGATTATATAGATAAGTTAAATGAACTGGACACACAGGGCGTTGAGCCCATGTCCCACGTATTTCCGGTGAACAACGTGTTCCGGGAGGATGTGGTCACGGGCGTGGACCAGAGAGACCGGATTCTCTCCAACGCCCCCCGGCAAAAGGACGGAGCATTCAAAGTGCCTAAGACTGTAGAGTAGGAGGAATGGGAACATGAGCATATTAGATATGACGGCCCTGGAGCTGGGAAGAAGGATTCAGTCAGGGGATATCACCGCGGTCCAGGCCGCAGAGGCATCTCTGGCACGCATAAAGGCCATGGAGCCATCCATCCATGCCTATGTGACAGTGAATGAAGAAAAGACCATGGAACAGGCCGGGAAGGTCCAGGCGGAAATTGAGGCGGGAAGGCTTAGCGGACCTCTGGCCGGAGTACCTGTGGCTGTCAAGGACAACATGTGTACGGAAGGAATGCGGACCACCTGCAGTTCCAGAATACTGGAAAATTTTATCCCCGCCTACACGGCCCAGGCAGTTGCCAATCTGGAGCAGGCAGGAGCCGTTATCCTGGGAAAGACCAACATGGATGAATTCGCCATGGGAAGCACCACGGAGACATCCGCCTTTGGCGTTACCAGGAATCCATGGAACCCGGAACATGCGCCGGGGGGCTCCTCCGGCGGTTCATGCGCGGCGGTGGCTGCCGGGGAATGCTTTTATGCCCTGGGGTCTGATACGGGCGGATCCATACGCCAGCCCAGCTCCTTCTGCGGCGTCACGGGCATCAAGCCTACCTACGGGACCGTGTCCAGGTATGGGCTCATTGCCTATGGCTCATCCCTGGACCAGATAGGGCCTGTGGCAAAGGACGTGTCGGACTGCGCGGCTGTCCTGGAGGTTCTGGCCTCCCATGACCCCAAGGACAGCACATCCATGGAGCGGAGTGACTGTGATTTCACCGCAGCCCTGTCAGAGGATGTCAGAGGAATGCGCATTGGCATACCGGAATCTTACTTCGGACAGGGGCTGGATCAGGAGGTAAAGGACGCTGTGCTGGAAGCAGCCAGGGTGCTGGGAGAAAAGGGGGCCATCGTGGAAACCTTTGACCTTAAGCTGGTGGAGTACGCCATACCTGCCTACTATGTGATTGCTTCCGCTGAGGCCAGTTCCAACCTGTCACGCTTTGACGGTGTAAAGTACGGCTACCGGGCGCCGGAATACGAGGGGCTTCACAGCATGTACAAAAAGAGCCGTTCCCAGGGATTCGGGCCGGAGGTGAAGCGCCGCATTATGCTGGGCTCCTTTGTGCTTAGCTCCGGCTACTACGACGCATATTATCTGAAGGCCCTCCGCACCAAGGCCCTGATTAAGAAGGAATTTGACCGTGCGTTTGCGTCCTATGATGTCATACTGGCTCCGGCAGCGCCGGCAACAGCCCCGCGGTTAGGCCAGTCCCTTGGTGATCCCCTTAAGATGTATCTGGGAGATATCTATACCATTTCCGTGAACCTGGCCGGTCTTCCCGGAATCAGCCTTCCCTGCGGCCTGGATTCAAAGGGGCTTCCCATTGGACTGCAGCTCATAGGGGACTGTTTTAAGGAAAAAAGCATCATACGGGCCGCCTATGCTTACGAGAAGGCGCGGGAGTGGAAGCTGCCGCCTGTGACTGCCGGGACGCCAGAGGAGCCGTCCGGCGTCACTGCAGGGGAGGCAGAGAGGAGGATGAGCCATGAGTAAACAGTATGAGACCGTCATCGGGCTGGAAGTCCATGTGGAGCTGGCCACCAAAACCAAGATTTTCTGCGGCTGTTCCACCCGGTTCGGGGGAGCGCCAAACACCCATACCTGCCCCGTATGCACCGGTATGCCGGGTTCCCTTCCCGTGTTAAATAAGCAGGTGGTGGAGTATGCGCTGGCAGTGGGACTGGCTGCCAACTGCCAGATTAACCAGTACTGTAAATTTGACAGAAAGAACTATTTTTATCCGGATAATCCGCAGAACTACCAGATATCCCAGCTGTACCTGCCTGTCTGCCACGACGGCTGGGTGGACATAGAGACTGAGTCCGGCCTTAAGAAACGCGTGGGAATCCATGAAATCCACATGGAGGAGGATGCGGGCAAGCTGATTCATGATGAGTGGGAGGACTGTTCCCTGGTGGATTATAACCGCAGCGGAGTCCCGCTGATTGAAATTGTGTCGGAGCCTGATATGCGCAGTGCTGAGGAAGTCATAGCCTACCTGGAGAAGCTGAGGCTGATAATCCAGTACCTGGGCGCTTCTGACTGCAAGCTTCAGGAGGGATCCATGAGAGCGGACGTGAACCTGTCCGTGAGAGAGGCGGGGGCGGCTGAGTTTGGCACCAGGACCGAGATGAAGAACCTGAACTCCTTTAAGGCCATTGCCAGGGCCATAGAAGGGGAGCGCAGGCGCCAGATTGAGCTGTTGGAAGACGGCAGGAAGGTAATCCAGGAGACACGGCGCTGGGACGACAACAAGGAGAGCTCCAAGGCCATGCGGTCCAAGGAGGATGCCCAGGATTACAGGTATTTCCCTGATCCGGATCTGGTGCCGGTGGTCATAAGCGATGAGTGGATTGCCCGGGTAAAGGCCCGCCAGCCGGAGCTGCGCACGGAGAAAATCGCCAGATACATGGAGGAATACGGTCTTCCTGAGTATGACGCCAGGCTTCTTACCAGTTCCAAGCACATGGCGGATATCTTTGAGGAGACCACGCGTTTGAGCGGACGGCCCAAGGAGGCCTCCAACTGGCTCATGGTGGAGGCCATGCGCCTGATGAAGGAGCAGGAAATGGAGCCGGAGGACATGAGGTTGTCCCCCTCCCATCTGGCTGCACTTATCGGCATGGTGGAAAAAAACACCATCAACAGGACGGTGGCCAAAACCGTGTTTGAAGAGATATTCAGGCACGATGCGGATCCTGAGGCGTATGTGGAGGAAAAGGGCCTCAAGGTGATAAGGGATGAAGGCGCCCTGCGCCGCACCGTTGAGGCGGTCATGGCTGCCAACCCGCAGTCCGTGGAGGATTACAGGAGCGGCAAGGAAAAGGCCATGGGATTCCTGGTGGGACAGACCATGAAGGCCATGAAGGGCAAGGCGGATCCGGCCATGGTGAACCAGCTTGTAAGGGAGCTGCTTGACGGCGGGGATGCATAAGCTGTGATAGAGACAGATGGAAAATGACATAAGTATACCTTTTGACAATATAAGAAAATTTTGTATTGACGGAATGCTTCAATTGGTGTATGCTTGTGTACAATGTACGAAAATGTTGACCGGTGGCTGACAGATGTATGCCTGACGGACACATTTTATAGAAAATATAGTGAGCCAGGAGGATATTATGAAGCCATATGCAGAGATGACAAAAGAGGAACTGCTTTCACTGCGTCAGGACCTGAAAGCACAGTACCGTGAGTTTCAGGCAAAGGACCTGAAGCTGGATATGTCCAGGGGAAAGCCGTGTGTGGAGCAGCTGGACCTTTCCATGGGTATGATGGACGTACTGAGCAGCACCAGCGACCTGACCTGTGAGGACGGTACGGACTGCCGCAATTACGGTGTGCTTACAGGAATTGACGAGACCAAGGTACTGCTGGCGGATATGATGGAGGTGAATCCTTCCACCATTATCATTTACGGCAATTCCAGCCTGAACGTCATGTACGATACCGTATCCAGGGCCATGACCCACGGAATCATGGGATGTACGCCATGGTGCAAGCTGGATAAGGTGAAATTCCTCTGCCCGGTTCCCGGATATGACCG is a window of Enterocloster clostridioformis DNA encoding:
- a CDS encoding MATE family efflux transporter, with the protein product MSQENKMGVMPINKLLISMSLPMIISMLVQALYNIVDSVFVSMINQAALTAVSMAFPIQNLLIAVSAGTCVGVNALLSRSLGEKNSKAANLAAVNGLFLAFLSFLAFAVFGLFGSRLFFESQTNNPVIIEYGVQYLQIVCIFSFGLFGEMMFERILQSTGQTFYCMITQGTGAIINIILDPILIFGLFGVPKMGIQGAAAATVFGQIVAMFLALILNHAKNKEVRINFRSFTPNWRTISIIYQVGVPSIIMQSISSVMTFGMNKILIGFSETAVAVFGVYFKLQSFIFMPIFGLNNGMIPIVAYNYGARSKKRIMETVWLSIGIAMGIMLIGLMVFHLMTPQLLTLFQADEEMLSIGVPALRIISLSFLFAGYCIIVGSVFQALGNGVYSLIISAARQLVCILPLAWFFARTFGLHAVWLSLPLAEITSVVLSSVLFRKIYLDKIKPLGQPAA
- a CDS encoding glutamate synthase-related protein produces the protein MAVYRCRFCGSIYDEEKEGVPISDLKVCPVCMVTADKLVRAEDGTGGGKTPDREKEEPVKKQETRETCKDCGGRTGEAESYDPEYARTQTDARYMDEIHEMAVKGQSIIAAMGTQMPMPGWDDILFLGAQLNPMPLDEHAPVKTETIIGKHAAKPMVLDHPVYISHMSFGALSRETKTALSRGSAMARTAMCSGEGGILPEEKAAAYKYIFEYVPNQYSVTDENLREADAIEIKIGQGTKPGMGGHLPGGKVTPEIAAIRNKPLGQDIISPSRFPGIDTKEDLKGLVDRLRLVSGGRPIGIKIAAGRIEKDLEFCVYAGPDFITIDGRGGATGASPKIIRDSTSVPTIYALYRARKYLDQTGCGAQLVITGGLRVSSDFAKALAMGADAVAIASAALMAAACQQYRICGTGMCPVGVATQDERLRSRFKEDAAAQRVANFLRVSLEEIKTFARITGHDNIHDMDVDDLCTVSREISEFTNIRHA
- a CDS encoding ferritin-like domain-containing protein — protein: MLSIHDFQYSSDAPYPPVRAESVNPAYARVMLDNIGGNNSEMSAISLYVFNHLITGYNPDVSAVFHKVSIVEMHHLDIFGKLALQLGEEPRLWTQHGCKKIYWSPSCNQYPGELRTLMRNVIDGEKAAISKYQHQISYIRDENITENLRRIILDERLHVEIFEKVYGEYCS
- the aspS gene encoding aspartate--tRNA(Asn) ligase, producing the protein MEFVNGVKEKRVLDIREVLEGEYEGKEIRMNGAVHTIRHMGEVAFVILRKSRGLVQCVYEAGGTDFDIRDLKEESAVEVMGVVKAEERAPQGFEIRLKEIRVLSQPAEPLPLAVSKWKLNTSLETKLSLRPISLRNVRERAKFKIQEGIVRGFRDYLLSQGFTEIRTPKIVARGAEGGSNVFKLEYFNKKAELGQSPQFYKQTMVGVYDRVFEAAPVFRAEKHNTTRHLNEYTSLDFEMGYIDSFRDVMDMETGMLQYVMRLLEQEYKKELDMLGVTLPEVGRIPAVRFDQAKELVSRKYDRKIRNPYDLEPEEELLIGRYFKEEYGSDFVFVTHYPSKKRPFYAMDDPEDPKFTLSFDLMFRGLEVTTGGQRIHDYREITDKMEKRGMDPEDIASYLMIFKYGMPPHGGLGIGLERLTMRLLDEQNVREASLFPRDVTRLEP
- the gatC gene encoding Asp-tRNA(Asn)/Glu-tRNA(Gln) amidotransferase subunit GatC, with the translated sequence MANIISDETIEYVGILAKLELSPEEKEEAKTDMGRMLDYIDKLNELDTQGVEPMSHVFPVNNVFREDVVTGVDQRDRILSNAPRQKDGAFKVPKTVE
- the gatA gene encoding Asp-tRNA(Asn)/Glu-tRNA(Gln) amidotransferase subunit GatA, coding for MSILDMTALELGRRIQSGDITAVQAAEASLARIKAMEPSIHAYVTVNEEKTMEQAGKVQAEIEAGRLSGPLAGVPVAVKDNMCTEGMRTTCSSRILENFIPAYTAQAVANLEQAGAVILGKTNMDEFAMGSTTETSAFGVTRNPWNPEHAPGGSSGGSCAAVAAGECFYALGSDTGGSIRQPSSFCGVTGIKPTYGTVSRYGLIAYGSSLDQIGPVAKDVSDCAAVLEVLASHDPKDSTSMERSDCDFTAALSEDVRGMRIGIPESYFGQGLDQEVKDAVLEAARVLGEKGAIVETFDLKLVEYAIPAYYVIASAEASSNLSRFDGVKYGYRAPEYEGLHSMYKKSRSQGFGPEVKRRIMLGSFVLSSGYYDAYYLKALRTKALIKKEFDRAFASYDVILAPAAPATAPRLGQSLGDPLKMYLGDIYTISVNLAGLPGISLPCGLDSKGLPIGLQLIGDCFKEKSIIRAAYAYEKAREWKLPPVTAGTPEEPSGVTAGEAERRMSHE
- the gatB gene encoding Asp-tRNA(Asn)/Glu-tRNA(Gln) amidotransferase subunit GatB, producing the protein MSKQYETVIGLEVHVELATKTKIFCGCSTRFGGAPNTHTCPVCTGMPGSLPVLNKQVVEYALAVGLAANCQINQYCKFDRKNYFYPDNPQNYQISQLYLPVCHDGWVDIETESGLKKRVGIHEIHMEEDAGKLIHDEWEDCSLVDYNRSGVPLIEIVSEPDMRSAEEVIAYLEKLRLIIQYLGASDCKLQEGSMRADVNLSVREAGAAEFGTRTEMKNLNSFKAIARAIEGERRRQIELLEDGRKVIQETRRWDDNKESSKAMRSKEDAQDYRYFPDPDLVPVVISDEWIARVKARQPELRTEKIARYMEEYGLPEYDARLLTSSKHMADIFEETTRLSGRPKEASNWLMVEAMRLMKEQEMEPEDMRLSPSHLAALIGMVEKNTINRTVAKTVFEEIFRHDADPEAYVEEKGLKVIRDEGALRRTVEAVMAANPQSVEDYRSGKEKAMGFLVGQTMKAMKGKADPAMVNQLVRELLDGGDA